The proteins below come from a single Acidovorax sp. NCPPB 4044 genomic window:
- the uvrC gene encoding excinuclease ABC subunit UvrC, with amino-acid sequence MSDVHSDELLAQVASLPPLPGVYRYFDAQGGLLYVGKARNLKKRVSSYFTKTHGGTRIGHMVGKIVRLETTVVRSEAEALLLENNLIKSLAPRYNILFRDDKSYPYLKITGVAARDGTGDQPGQRFPRIAYYRGAVDKRHRYFGPYPGAWAVKETILLLQKVFRLRTCEDTVFANRTRPCLLYQIKRCSGPCVDLISTEAYAHDVANADAMLRGETKELLEALEARMMAHSEQLEFEQAAEIRNQITALSRVLHQQAIETASDKDVDILAVKVLGGRACVNLAMVRGGRHLGDRAYFPVHVEDAAAIFQDEDAPEAPAGPPGPYSGSGLARRAVEAQVLEAFIAQHYIGVAVPSALVTSEPVDRALLEALSQQVGMRVNAVHQPREQRRAWLDMAQKNADIQLARLLSEEGSQQARTRALAEALDLPMDDLDALTIECFDISHTAGESTQASCVVFHHHKMQSSEYRRYKIEGITGGDDYAAMRQVLSRRYSKVVEAQREAGGADPAPGQARLPDLVLIDGGKGQVSMAREVFTELGLDLARIVGVEKGEGRKVGLEELVFADGREKVYLGRDSAALMLVAQIRDEAHRFAITGMRAARARVRVGGGQLEEIPGVGPKKRARLLQRFGGVRGVAAASVEDLATVDGISLELAQEIYRALR; translated from the coding sequence ATGTCCGATGTGCATTCCGATGAACTGCTCGCCCAGGTGGCTTCCCTGCCGCCGTTGCCGGGCGTGTACCGATATTTCGACGCCCAGGGCGGGCTGCTCTACGTAGGCAAGGCGCGCAACCTCAAGAAGCGTGTCTCCAGCTATTTCACGAAGACCCACGGTGGGACGCGCATCGGCCACATGGTGGGCAAGATCGTGCGGCTGGAAACCACCGTGGTGCGCTCCGAGGCCGAGGCGCTGCTGCTGGAAAACAACCTCATCAAGTCGCTGGCCCCGCGCTACAACATCCTCTTTCGCGACGACAAGAGCTACCCGTACCTCAAGATCACCGGCGTTGCGGCGCGCGATGGCACGGGCGACCAGCCCGGCCAGCGCTTTCCGCGCATCGCCTACTACCGCGGTGCCGTCGACAAGCGCCACCGGTATTTCGGCCCTTACCCGGGGGCCTGGGCGGTCAAGGAAACGATCCTGCTGCTGCAGAAGGTATTCCGCCTGCGAACCTGCGAGGACACCGTCTTCGCGAACCGCACGCGGCCGTGCCTGCTCTACCAGATCAAACGCTGCTCCGGCCCCTGCGTGGACCTCATATCCACCGAAGCCTATGCCCACGATGTGGCGAATGCGGACGCCATGCTGCGCGGCGAAACCAAGGAACTGCTGGAGGCGTTGGAGGCGCGGATGATGGCGCACTCCGAACAGCTGGAATTCGAGCAGGCGGCGGAGATCCGCAACCAGATCACGGCCCTTTCCCGCGTGCTGCACCAGCAGGCCATTGAGACGGCTTCCGACAAGGATGTCGACATCCTCGCGGTGAAGGTGCTGGGCGGTCGGGCCTGCGTGAACCTGGCCATGGTGCGCGGTGGCCGGCACCTCGGCGATCGGGCCTACTTTCCCGTGCATGTCGAAGATGCCGCCGCCATTTTCCAGGACGAAGACGCACCGGAGGCACCGGCAGGACCGCCGGGGCCGTACTCCGGCAGTGGCCTGGCACGCCGTGCGGTCGAGGCCCAGGTGCTGGAGGCTTTCATTGCGCAGCACTACATCGGCGTGGCCGTCCCATCGGCGCTGGTGACCAGCGAGCCGGTGGACCGGGCGCTGCTGGAAGCGCTTTCCCAGCAGGTCGGCATGCGCGTGAATGCGGTGCACCAGCCGCGCGAGCAACGCCGTGCCTGGCTGGACATGGCACAGAAGAACGCCGACATCCAGCTCGCGCGGCTTCTCTCCGAAGAAGGCTCGCAGCAGGCGCGCACTCGGGCGCTGGCCGAGGCACTCGATCTGCCGATGGACGACCTGGATGCGCTCACGATCGAGTGCTTCGACATCTCCCACACGGCGGGCGAGTCCACGCAGGCCTCCTGCGTGGTGTTCCACCATCACAAGATGCAGAGCAGCGAGTACCGCCGCTACAAGATCGAAGGCATCACCGGCGGAGATGACTACGCCGCCATGCGCCAGGTGCTCTCCCGGCGCTACAGCAAGGTTGTGGAAGCGCAGCGCGAGGCCGGAGGCGCAGACCCCGCACCTGGGCAGGCCCGGCTGCCGGACCTGGTGCTGATCGATGGGGGCAAGGGGCAGGTGAGCATGGCGCGGGAGGTGTTCACCGAACTGGGGCTGGACCTGGCGCGCATCGTCGGCGTGGAGAAGGGCGAGGGCCGCAAGGTGGGCCTGGAAGAACTGGTCTTTGCCGACGGGCGCGAGAAGGTTTACCTGGGCCGAGATTCCGCCGCGCTGATGCTGGTTGCCCAGATCCGCGACGAAGCCCACCGTTTCGCCATCACCGGCATGCGGGCCGCCCGCGCGCGGGTGCGCGTCGGCGGCGGGCAACTCGAGGAGATCCCCGGGGTGGGGCCCAAGAAGCGAGCACGGCTGCTGCAGCGCTTCGGCGGCGTGCGGGGGGTGGCGGCGGCCAGCGTGGAGGACTTGGCGACGGTGGACGGCATTTCTCTGGAGCTGGCGCAGGAGATCTATCGCGCTCTGCGGTAA
- the pgsA gene encoding CDP-diacylglycerol--glycerol-3-phosphate 3-phosphatidyltransferase: MFLTIPTIMTWTRIVAIPLIVGVFYAPLEPATRNLIATVMFVVFAATDWLDGYLARKLNQTSSFGAFLDPVADKFLVCASLLVLVQLQRADVFVALIIIGREIAISALREWMAQIGASRSVAVHMLGKLKTTVQMIAIPFLLYDGRIGGSIDTGVWGTWLIWIAAVLTVWSMVYYLRKALPEIRARVKK, from the coding sequence ATGTTCCTGACCATCCCCACCATCATGACCTGGACGCGCATCGTCGCGATACCTTTGATCGTGGGTGTGTTCTATGCGCCGCTGGAACCCGCCACGCGCAATCTCATCGCCACGGTGATGTTCGTGGTTTTCGCCGCGACCGACTGGCTCGATGGCTACCTAGCACGCAAGCTCAACCAGACTTCGTCGTTCGGTGCTTTCCTCGACCCGGTGGCCGACAAATTCCTCGTGTGCGCATCGCTGCTGGTGCTGGTGCAATTGCAGCGTGCGGATGTGTTCGTGGCCCTCATCATCATCGGCCGGGAGATCGCGATATCGGCCTTGCGCGAATGGATGGCGCAGATCGGCGCGTCGCGCAGCGTGGCCGTGCACATGCTCGGCAAATTGAAGACCACCGTGCAGATGATCGCCATCCCCTTCCTGCTCTACGACGGGCGCATCGGAGGCTCCATCGACACCGGTGTGTGGGGGACCTGGCTGATCTGGATCGCCGCCGTGCTCACCGTGTGGTCGATGGTCTACTACCTGCGCAAGGCACTGCCCGAGATTCGGGCACGGGTCAAGAAATAG
- a CDS encoding HU family DNA-binding protein, with protein sequence MNKTELIEHIANNADISKAAAARALESTIEAVKKTLKKGGTVSLVGFGTFAVGKRAARTGRNPRTGDTIKIKAAKVPKFRPGKALKDALN encoded by the coding sequence GTGAATAAAACCGAACTGATTGAGCACATCGCTAACAATGCCGACATTTCCAAGGCCGCAGCGGCTCGCGCGCTGGAGTCCACGATCGAAGCGGTGAAGAAGACCTTGAAGAAGGGCGGCACGGTGTCTCTGGTCGGTTTCGGTACCTTCGCGGTGGGCAAGCGCGCCGCCCGCACGGGCCGTAATCCCCGTACCGGTGATACGATTAAGATCAAGGCTGCTAAAGTTCCGAAGTTCCGCCCCGGTAAGGCATTGAAAGATGCCCTCAACTGA
- a CDS encoding SurA N-terminal domain-containing protein, with protein sequence MFESIRKHSKIVMIALFLLIIPSFVLVGIDRNYFTSKSPVVARVDGHDITQDDWDNAHRTETDRIRAQSPSVDPKLLDSPRARYATLERLVRDRVLQTAATKMHLIASDAQLARTLQGIPAIASLKRPDGSLDTEAYRALVGSQGLTPEGFEANVRRELSINQVMGGVMGSAFAGQEQARLALDALYQRREIQVARFTASDFASKVTPTDADLETYYKSHEAQFRQSEQANVEYVVLDLDAVRSSITLSDDDLKTYYKENLERIAGKEERRASHILINASKDAPAAEREKAKARATELLAQVRKAPGTFAEVARKSSQDTGSASSGGDLGFFARGAMVKPFEDAAFSMKKGDISDVVESDFGYHIIQLNDIKTPKQPSFEEVRAKLEAEAKQQQAQRKFAELAEVFSNTVYEQADSLQPVADKLKLKIQTANGIARVPRPDAQGPLANARFLEALFSSDSVQNKRNTEAIEAGPSTLVAGRVVTHTPAQTPAFEQVKPRVRELFVADRSAELARQEGEAKLNAWKAAPASASGLSTAVTVSRDKPQNQPRPVVDAALQANADTLPAFAGVSLGQQGYAVIKINRIVPRDPADAAVAQQQRQQYAELTAAAEAMAYYELLKDRYKVQFKVARPTENTATEN encoded by the coding sequence ATGTTTGAATCCATCCGCAAGCACTCCAAGATCGTCATGATCGCGTTGTTCTTGCTGATCATTCCGTCGTTTGTCCTGGTGGGCATCGATCGGAACTACTTCACCAGCAAGAGCCCGGTGGTGGCGCGCGTGGATGGCCATGACATCACGCAGGACGACTGGGACAACGCTCACCGCACCGAGACGGATCGCATCCGCGCGCAGTCTCCTTCTGTCGATCCGAAGCTGCTGGATTCGCCCCGCGCCCGATACGCCACACTGGAGCGGCTGGTCCGTGATCGCGTGCTGCAGACCGCAGCCACGAAGATGCACCTCATTGCGAGCGATGCACAACTGGCCCGAACGCTGCAAGGCATTCCTGCGATCGCCTCGCTCAAGCGTCCGGATGGTTCTTTGGATACGGAAGCCTATCGCGCTCTTGTGGGCTCGCAGGGACTGACGCCCGAAGGCTTCGAGGCCAATGTGCGGCGCGAACTGTCGATCAACCAGGTCATGGGTGGAGTCATGGGCTCTGCATTCGCCGGCCAGGAGCAGGCACGCCTAGCGCTGGATGCGCTCTACCAGCGCCGCGAAATCCAGGTCGCACGGTTCACTGCCAGCGATTTCGCCAGCAAGGTCACGCCCACCGACGCCGACCTGGAGACCTACTACAAATCCCACGAGGCGCAGTTCCGCCAATCGGAGCAGGCCAATGTGGAGTATGTGGTGCTGGATCTCGACGCGGTGCGTTCCAGCATCACGCTCAGCGACGACGATCTGAAGACCTACTACAAGGAAAACCTGGAGCGTATCGCAGGCAAGGAAGAGCGCCGTGCCAGCCATATCCTGATCAACGCCAGCAAGGATGCGCCTGCCGCAGAGCGCGAGAAGGCCAAGGCCCGCGCGACCGAGTTGCTGGCGCAGGTGCGCAAAGCGCCGGGCACCTTTGCCGAGGTGGCTCGCAAGTCCTCGCAGGACACGGGCTCTGCCTCCTCTGGCGGAGACCTGGGCTTTTTCGCGCGGGGTGCCATGGTCAAGCCGTTCGAAGATGCCGCCTTCTCGATGAAGAAGGGCGACATCAGCGATGTGGTCGAAAGCGACTTCGGCTACCACATCATCCAACTCAACGACATCAAGACGCCCAAGCAGCCGAGCTTCGAAGAAGTGCGCGCCAAGCTGGAGGCAGAGGCCAAGCAGCAGCAGGCCCAACGGAAGTTCGCAGAGCTTGCGGAAGTCTTCTCGAACACGGTCTACGAGCAGGCGGACAGCCTGCAACCGGTTGCCGACAAGCTGAAGCTGAAAATCCAGACCGCCAATGGCATCGCCCGCGTGCCCCGCCCCGATGCCCAGGGCCCGCTCGCGAATGCGCGTTTCCTGGAAGCGCTCTTCTCGTCGGATTCGGTGCAAAACAAGCGCAATACCGAAGCCATCGAGGCCGGGCCCAGCACGTTGGTGGCCGGGCGGGTGGTCACGCATACGCCTGCCCAGACACCCGCCTTCGAGCAGGTGAAGCCCCGCGTGCGCGAATTGTTCGTGGCGGACCGTTCTGCCGAACTGGCACGTCAGGAAGGCGAAGCCAAGCTGAACGCATGGAAGGCTGCACCTGCAAGCGCATCTGGTCTGTCCACGGCCGTTACCGTATCGCGCGACAAGCCTCAGAACCAACCCCGCCCCGTGGTGGATGCGGCCCTGCAGGCCAATGCCGACACGCTTCCCGCGTTCGCAGGTGTGAGCTTGGGCCAGCAGGGATACGCCGTCATCAAGATCAACCGCATCGTACCGCGTGATCCGGCTGACGCTGCCGTGGCGCAACAACAGCGCCAGCAATATGCCGAGTTGACCGCGGCAGCCGAAGCCATGGCGTACTACGAGCTGTTGAAAGACCGTTACAAGGTCCAGTTCAAGGTAGCTCGGCCCACAGAGAACACCGCGACAGAAAATTGA
- the ybaL gene encoding YbaL family putative K(+) efflux transporter, whose translation MPHSVSLIHTIAVGLGLALVLGFLATRVRLPALVGYLLAGVAIGPYTPGFVADGAMASQLAEIGVMLLMFGVGLHFSLGDLLAVRKIALPGAIVQMAVATMLGMGLATWWGWGLGGALVFGLSLSVASTVVLLRALETLGILDSYTGRIAVGWLVVEDLAMVLVLVLLPPLAGWLGGSAAVQDASHPPLWKTLGWTLAQVGGFVALMLLVGRRVFPWVLWQVARTGSRELFTLCVVAAAVGIAFGSAALFGVSFALGAFFAGMVMRESEFSHRAAQESLPLRDAFAVLFFVSVGMLFDPRVLLERPFQVLAVVAIIIIGKTLAAAALVLAFRYPLNTALTVSASLAQIGEFSFILVGLGASLGLLPPEGASLVLAGALISIAVNPILFRAIAPLQDWLRARSAWARQLELRDDPLAELPVSTHQRYLARQVVLVGYGRVGRRIAAALAARDIPFVVAEQNRELVEHMRSAGMVAVAGDAVDPAVLIQAHIARAHMLVIATPDTLDVRQIVATARTLNPAIETVVRSHNEEEAELLENEGVGKVFLGEEALAVAMTAHVVTVAGSREPWGTTAPGALDEHHASV comes from the coding sequence ATGCCCCACAGCGTATCCCTCATCCACACCATTGCCGTCGGGCTCGGGCTTGCACTGGTTCTCGGTTTCCTGGCGACCCGCGTGCGCTTGCCTGCACTCGTCGGCTACCTGCTGGCCGGGGTGGCGATCGGGCCCTACACCCCGGGTTTCGTGGCCGATGGCGCCATGGCCAGCCAGTTGGCGGAGATCGGGGTCATGTTGCTGATGTTCGGGGTCGGGCTGCATTTCTCGCTGGGCGATCTGTTGGCGGTGCGCAAGATCGCGTTGCCTGGGGCCATCGTCCAGATGGCCGTGGCGACGATGCTCGGCATGGGTCTGGCTACGTGGTGGGGCTGGGGCCTCGGGGGGGCGCTCGTGTTCGGCCTGTCGCTCTCGGTAGCCAGCACGGTGGTGCTGTTGCGGGCGCTGGAAACGCTTGGCATCCTGGATTCCTACACAGGCCGCATCGCCGTCGGGTGGCTGGTGGTGGAAGACCTGGCCATGGTGCTGGTGCTGGTGCTTCTACCGCCGCTTGCGGGCTGGCTCGGCGGCAGCGCTGCCGTACAGGATGCCTCCCATCCCCCGCTGTGGAAGACCCTGGGATGGACGCTCGCGCAGGTCGGCGGCTTCGTGGCGCTGATGCTGCTGGTGGGGCGCCGGGTGTTCCCCTGGGTGCTGTGGCAGGTGGCGCGCACGGGCTCGCGCGAGCTTTTCACGCTGTGCGTGGTGGCTGCGGCAGTGGGGATCGCCTTCGGCTCGGCCGCGCTTTTCGGGGTGTCATTTGCGCTGGGCGCGTTCTTCGCGGGCATGGTGATGCGCGAATCGGAGTTCAGCCACCGCGCCGCGCAGGAATCGCTGCCGCTGCGCGACGCCTTCGCCGTGCTGTTCTTCGTCTCGGTGGGCATGCTTTTCGATCCGCGCGTGCTGCTGGAGCGGCCCTTCCAGGTGCTGGCCGTGGTGGCCATCATCATCATCGGCAAGACGCTCGCGGCAGCCGCATTGGTGCTGGCCTTTCGGTACCCACTCAACACCGCGCTCACGGTGTCCGCCAGCCTGGCCCAGATCGGCGAGTTCTCTTTCATCCTGGTGGGGCTGGGTGCTTCGCTCGGGTTGCTGCCGCCCGAAGGCGCGAGCCTGGTTCTGGCCGGCGCGCTCATCTCCATTGCCGTCAATCCGATCCTGTTCCGTGCGATTGCGCCGCTGCAGGACTGGCTGCGCGCGCGCTCCGCATGGGCGCGGCAGCTTGAACTGCGCGACGATCCGCTCGCGGAGCTTCCGGTCAGCACGCACCAGCGCTACCTGGCGCGGCAGGTGGTGCTGGTGGGCTATGGCCGGGTCGGGCGCCGCATTGCCGCGGCACTGGCGGCGCGCGACATTCCCTTCGTGGTGGCCGAGCAGAACCGCGAGCTGGTGGAGCACATGCGATCGGCCGGCATGGTGGCGGTGGCGGGCGATGCGGTCGACCCGGCCGTGCTGATCCAGGCGCACATCGCGCGCGCGCACATGCTCGTGATCGCCACGCCCGACACGCTGGATGTGCGGCAGATCGTCGCCACAGCGCGCACGCTCAACCCGGCCATCGAGACGGTGGTGCGCTCCCACAATGAGGAAGAGGCCGAACTGCTCGAAAACGAAGGCGTGGGCAAGGTCTTCCTGGGCGAGGAAGCACTGGCGGTGGCCATGACCGCCCATGTCGTGACGGTGGCCGGCTCGCGCGAGCCATGGGGCACCACGGCGCCCGGGGCGCTGGACGAACACCACGCGTCGGTCTAG
- a CDS encoding M14 family metallopeptidase, with translation MNQPLAHRPSGSAALALPPRALGPLVLAIAALAAGCSSTPLPPWPATVSTPLPSRTPARPAPERTVPPPLGTTRAEVVTSPVTNTPLIPQQEPAAAPAAPEAAAPPAGPLPYSASVAARFPDPAVRYDTPGLGDGRRAFTTNGEASQWLHRLAPLAGSATKVGVIEWGRSQRGTPLEALVATRGASTSLADLDASGRPTVVLIGQQHGDEPAGAEALLMIAREVSQGLLEPLLDRINVVIVPRANPDGAEAGTRVTANGTDLNRDHLLLTTPEAQALARLVRDYRPIAVIDAHEYTVAGRFLQKFGGIQRYDALLQYATTANVPEFLSKASREWYHQPMVAALQGQSLTSEWYYTTSTDPADRRVSMGGTRPDTGRNVNGLKNAVSLLIETRGVGIERTHIQRRVHTQVTAISSALRSTAERSANLEQVRSFVARDTAAQACRGEIAIDAGPTATQRDLLMLDPETGADKTVRVDWNSSLELRTLSSRPRPCGYWLAPSASTAVERLKLLGLQVMRVAEQGSLLADTFRETSRDTAPREDVRGTVAGASDVVRVQVSAVRTAIDAPAGSYYVPLNQPLANLAAAALEPDTQNSYFANRLIDSLSDTARVMATPSLVFEEPD, from the coding sequence ATGAACCAGCCTCTCGCCCATCGCCCATCCGGGTCCGCAGCCCTCGCCTTGCCGCCGCGGGCGCTCGGGCCGCTGGTATTGGCCATTGCCGCATTGGCCGCCGGCTGCAGCAGCACCCCGCTGCCGCCCTGGCCCGCCACCGTTTCGACGCCGCTGCCTTCGCGCACGCCGGCTCGCCCCGCCCCGGAGCGCACCGTTCCGCCTCCGCTCGGAACCACCCGGGCCGAGGTCGTCACCTCACCCGTCACCAATACGCCCCTGATCCCGCAACAGGAGCCGGCCGCCGCCCCGGCCGCTCCGGAAGCAGCAGCTCCGCCAGCGGGCCCCCTGCCCTACAGCGCCTCCGTCGCCGCGCGCTTTCCCGACCCTGCCGTGCGCTACGACACGCCGGGCCTCGGGGACGGGCGCCGCGCATTCACCACCAATGGCGAAGCGTCTCAATGGCTGCACCGCCTCGCTCCGCTGGCAGGTAGCGCCACCAAGGTCGGCGTGATCGAATGGGGCCGCTCGCAGCGCGGCACGCCACTGGAAGCCCTGGTCGCCACGCGCGGCGCAAGCACCAGCCTGGCCGACCTGGACGCCAGCGGCCGGCCCACGGTGGTGCTGATCGGCCAGCAGCATGGCGACGAGCCGGCAGGTGCCGAGGCCCTGCTGATGATCGCGCGCGAAGTCTCGCAAGGCCTGCTGGAGCCGCTGCTGGACCGCATCAATGTCGTGATCGTGCCGCGCGCCAATCCGGATGGCGCGGAAGCCGGGACCCGCGTCACGGCCAACGGCACCGACCTGAACCGCGACCACCTCCTGCTCACCACGCCGGAAGCCCAGGCGCTCGCGCGGCTGGTACGCGATTACCGGCCCATCGCCGTCATCGACGCGCACGAATACACGGTGGCCGGACGCTTCCTCCAGAAATTCGGCGGTATCCAGCGCTACGACGCGCTGCTGCAGTACGCCACCACCGCGAACGTGCCGGAGTTTCTCTCCAAGGCCTCCCGCGAGTGGTATCACCAGCCCATGGTGGCGGCCCTGCAGGGCCAGAGCCTGACCAGCGAGTGGTACTACACCACCTCCACCGATCCGGCCGACCGCCGCGTCTCCATGGGCGGCACCCGGCCCGACACCGGTCGCAACGTGAACGGCCTGAAGAACGCGGTGAGCCTGCTCATCGAAACCCGGGGCGTGGGCATCGAGCGCACGCACATCCAGCGGCGTGTGCACACGCAGGTCACGGCCATCTCCAGCGCGCTGCGCAGCACTGCGGAACGCTCGGCCAACCTGGAGCAGGTGCGGTCGTTCGTCGCGCGCGACACGGCCGCCCAGGCCTGCCGCGGCGAAATCGCCATCGACGCGGGCCCCACGGCCACGCAGCGCGACCTGCTCATGCTCGACCCCGAGACGGGCGCCGACAAGACGGTGCGGGTGGACTGGAATTCGTCCCTGGAACTGCGTACGCTCTCCAGCCGGCCCCGGCCCTGCGGATACTGGCTGGCCCCCTCTGCCAGCACTGCCGTGGAGCGCCTCAAACTGCTGGGACTGCAGGTGATGCGTGTGGCGGAGCAGGGATCGCTGCTGGCCGACACCTTCCGTGAAACGTCTCGGGATACGGCCCCGCGCGAGGATGTGCGCGGTACCGTGGCCGGTGCCTCGGACGTGGTGCGGGTGCAGGTCTCCGCCGTGCGCACCGCCATCGACGCGCCAGCGGGCAGCTACTACGTGCCGCTCAACCAACCGCTCGCCAACCTGGCCGCCGCAGCGCTCGAACCGGACACGCAGAACAGCTACTTTGCAAACCGGCTCATCGACTCGCTCTCCGACACCGCCCGGGTGATGGCGACACCGTCGCTGGTGTTCGAGGAACCCGACTGA
- a CDS encoding DEAD/DEAH box helicase, translated as MTFDELNLAPAILKAVHEQGYENPTPIQAQAIPAVLEGHDLLAGAQTGTGKTAAFVLPMLHRLTQGGTARPAGGIRALVLTPTRELAAQVEENLRAYAKHLDVKSTVIFGGVGMNPQIDRIKRGVDILVATPGRLLDLQQQGFLDLSKVEILVLDEADRMLDMGFIHDVKKVLSMVPRDKQSLLFSATFSDEIRELANSLLRNPQSIQVTPRNTTVQRITQVIHPVGRGKKKQVLLHIIQQHDWSQVLVFTRTKFGANNVAEFLTKNGVTAMALHGNKSQSARTQALSGFKTGDIRALVATDIAARGIDIDELPHVVNYEIPNVPEDYVHRIGRTGRAGASGEAVSLVCMDEEGFMMEIERFTKQEIPVQLLEGFGPESDEKAEPIAMGRQTIWGGAGKPPSREVMQAAAKAARSEMMERIRTNKATQGERSGGGGGKARGNAQSQGGEGGGNGGGQKPPRGRGGAQGQGNAYAGGQRAGNGHPRGNGGGNGNGYGGGAGGRGPRPARSEGGGNVGGGGGYRSDDTQPRRENAHLGTQGGTHLGPTRHGSGGGQPDPMRTSVDSMADRGRRNGGFRSGGGGGGGGYGGGGGNRGGNRGPRSGGGGYGR; from the coding sequence ATGACTTTTGACGAACTGAATCTGGCCCCCGCCATTCTGAAAGCCGTGCACGAGCAGGGCTATGAGAATCCCACCCCCATTCAGGCCCAGGCCATCCCCGCCGTTCTCGAGGGGCATGACCTCCTCGCCGGCGCGCAGACCGGCACCGGCAAGACCGCAGCCTTCGTGCTGCCCATGCTGCACCGGCTCACGCAGGGCGGTACCGCCCGCCCCGCCGGCGGCATCCGCGCCCTGGTGCTCACGCCCACGCGTGAACTGGCGGCCCAGGTCGAAGAAAACCTGCGCGCCTATGCCAAGCACCTCGACGTGAAGTCCACCGTCATCTTCGGCGGCGTCGGCATGAACCCGCAGATCGACCGCATCAAGCGTGGCGTGGACATCCTGGTGGCGACGCCGGGGCGCCTGCTGGATCTGCAGCAACAGGGCTTCCTGGACCTCTCCAAGGTCGAGATCCTGGTGCTCGACGAAGCCGACCGCATGCTGGACATGGGCTTCATCCACGACGTGAAGAAGGTGCTGTCGATGGTGCCCCGCGACAAGCAGAGCCTGCTGTTCTCGGCCACCTTCAGCGACGAGATCCGCGAACTCGCCAACAGCCTGCTGCGCAACCCGCAGAGCATCCAGGTCACGCCGCGCAACACCACGGTGCAGCGCATCACGCAGGTGATCCACCCCGTCGGCCGCGGCAAGAAGAAGCAGGTGCTGCTGCACATCATCCAGCAGCACGACTGGAGCCAGGTGCTGGTGTTCACGCGCACCAAGTTCGGCGCCAACAACGTTGCCGAGTTCCTCACCAAGAACGGCGTCACGGCGATGGCGCTGCACGGCAACAAGAGCCAGAGCGCGCGCACGCAGGCGCTGTCGGGCTTCAAGACCGGTGACATCCGCGCCCTGGTGGCCACCGACATCGCGGCGCGCGGCATCGACATCGACGAACTGCCGCACGTCGTCAACTACGAAATTCCCAACGTGCCCGAGGACTACGTGCACCGCATCGGCCGCACGGGCCGCGCAGGCGCGAGCGGCGAAGCCGTGAGCCTGGTCTGCATGGACGAGGAAGGCTTCATGATGGAGATCGAGCGCTTCACCAAGCAGGAGATCCCGGTGCAGTTGCTCGAAGGCTTCGGCCCCGAGTCCGATGAGAAGGCCGAGCCCATCGCCATGGGACGCCAGACCATCTGGGGCGGCGCCGGCAAGCCGCCGAGCCGCGAGGTCATGCAGGCGGCGGCCAAGGCGGCCCGCAGCGAAATGATGGAGCGCATCCGCACCAACAAGGCCACACAGGGCGAGCGCAGCGGCGGTGGCGGCGGCAAGGCCCGCGGCAACGCGCAGTCGCAGGGCGGAGAAGGCGGCGGCAACGGCGGCGGACAGAAGCCCCCACGCGGCCGCGGCGGCGCACAAGGCCAGGGCAATGCCTACGCAGGCGGGCAGCGCGCCGGCAACGGCCATCCGCGCGGCAATGGCGGTGGCAACGGCAATGGCTACGGCGGCGGTGCTGGCGGGCGCGGTCCCCGCCCCGCACGCAGCGAAGGCGGCGGCAACGTGGGTGGTGGCGGTGGCTACCGCTCCGACGACACGCAACCACGGCGCGAAAACGCCCACCTGGGCACCCAGGGGGGCACGCACCTGGGCCCCACCCGCCACGGCAGCGGCGGCGGACAACCCGACCCCATGCGCACCAGCGTGGACAGCATGGCCGACCGGGGCCGCCGCAACGGTGGCTTCCGCAGCGGTGGCGGCGGCGGTGGTGGCGGATATGGCGGCGGCGGTGGCAACCGCGGCGGCAATCGCGGCCCCCGCAGCGGCGGTGGCGGCTACGGCCGCTGA
- the atpC gene encoding ATP synthase F1 subunit epsilon has translation MESEPAPAGPDGALQLEIAHMEGQVWAGPVRVVSLPGTEGAFGVLRGHTPVLTRLRAGFVHIETPASERVEVYVSGGYAEIQPTHVTVLADTAVRNADLDAARAEAARQAASSQLGSELAHIDHALLHAELTRAAAQWTHEIRKASGR, from the coding sequence ATGGAATCGGAACCGGCCCCCGCAGGGCCGGACGGAGCGCTTCAGCTCGAAATCGCGCACATGGAAGGGCAGGTGTGGGCCGGCCCGGTGCGGGTGGTGAGCCTGCCCGGCACCGAAGGCGCCTTCGGCGTGCTGCGTGGCCACACGCCGGTGCTCACGCGGCTGCGCGCAGGCTTCGTGCACATCGAAACCCCGGCCTCCGAGCGGGTGGAGGTGTACGTGTCGGGCGGCTACGCCGAAATCCAGCCTACGCATGTGACGGTGCTCGCGGACACGGCAGTGCGCAATGCCGACCTGGATGCCGCCCGCGCCGAAGCAGCGCGGCAGGCGGCATCGAGCCAATTGGGCAGCGAACTGGCCCACATCGACCATGCTCTGCTGCATGCCGAGCTGACCCGTGCGGCCGCGCAGTGGACCCACGAGATCCGCAAGGCCTCCGGCCGGTAG